In a genomic window of Bordetella petrii:
- a CDS encoding DNA cytosine methyltransferase, which translates to MFLVASGGGGIDPAEVLFERDGVRWDSSPGFAPWQDAAGAAGSGAAAAGGYSGYAGLKQPYGKATVTFGFGGGNTAGPVDVAACLTAAPGPKNDFEVETFVAQSVAGSISHTLSTANGGKGCSEDGTGKGVPIIAFTAQGCGADATTNHAPTLRAGGHRLSHANAGVVPAIAFAQNSRGELRLESGHGQLAGTLSTGGGKPGQGRPMVIGVALRGRTEGLAAELGDGVSTALRTSSGGADKPHVLAPDFEAHFRYDWNNPGPGDWSQWRVRRLMPVECERLQGMPDDYTLVLYRGRPSADAPRYKAIGNSMAVPCVAWLGQRLVQCLHKTGSSATD; encoded by the coding sequence GTGTTTCTTGTGGCAAGTGGTGGAGGTGGCATCGATCCCGCCGAGGTACTTTTTGAGCGCGACGGCGTGCGCTGGGATTCTTCGCCGGGCTTCGCGCCGTGGCAAGACGCTGCCGGCGCTGCTGGATCGGGCGCTGCGGCAGCAGGTGGGTATTCGGGATATGCAGGACTGAAGCAGCCCTACGGCAAGGCCACGGTGACGTTCGGATTCGGTGGGGGCAACACCGCAGGACCCGTCGACGTCGCGGCCTGCCTGACCGCGGCACCCGGCCCGAAGAACGACTTCGAGGTCGAGACCTTCGTGGCGCAGTCCGTCGCGGGCAGCATCAGCCACACGCTCAGCACCGCCAACGGCGGCAAGGGCTGCAGCGAGGACGGCACCGGCAAGGGCGTGCCGATCATCGCCTTCACCGCACAGGGCTGCGGGGCGGACGCGACGACAAACCATGCACCGACGCTGCGTGCCGGCGGACATCGCCTCAGCCACGCGAACGCCGGCGTCGTGCCGGCCATCGCGTTCGCGCAGAACTCGCGCGGCGAGCTGCGGCTCGAATCCGGCCACGGCCAGCTTGCCGGGACGCTCTCCACGGGTGGCGGCAAGCCGGGCCAGGGCCGGCCGATGGTGATCGGCGTGGCGCTGCGCGGTCGCACCGAAGGCCTGGCCGCTGAACTGGGCGATGGCGTCTCGACCGCGCTGCGCACCAGCAGCGGTGGTGCCGACAAGCCCCATGTGCTGGCACCGGACTTCGAGGCACATTTCCGCTACGACTGGAATAACCCCGGTCCGGGCGACTGGTCGCAGTGGCGGGTGCGTCGGCTGATGCCGGTCGAATGCGAGCGGCTTCAAGGCATGCCCGACGACTACACGCTGGTGCTGTACCGCGGCAGGCCCTCCGCCGACGCGCCGCGCTACAAGGCGATCGGCAACTCCATGGCCGTGCCGTGCGTCGCGTGGCTGGGCCAGCGGCTGGTGCAATGCCTGCACAAGACGGGATCGAGCGCTACGGATTGA
- a CDS encoding site-specific integrase, whose protein sequence is MTKHRQPTDFAYALSKFLGEHLAAHRGMSANTVASYRDTFSILLRFMEHQAGVKIERICIADLHHKQIQAFLLWLEQDRGNSVNTRNQRLSAITSFFRFVMSIYPEHILLCQQILNIQFKKRQSSTVDYLSIEAVELLLQQPNARKPMGRRDLVLLSVLYDTGARVQELANMNVSDLKLTAPATARLLGKGAKVRLVPLLAPTTALLVSYLQEHHGQYLEQKDRPLFCNNVRKRLTRAGISYILQKYAREVSQGNPGLLGTKISPHTLRHSKAMHLLQAGVNLIYIRDLLGHSDIKTTEIYARADLDSKKAALEMAYPGTSRTPYPAWGQDGELLSWLQSLGKDHRPAG, encoded by the coding sequence ATGACTAAGCATCGGCAGCCAACTGACTTCGCATACGCCCTGTCAAAATTCCTGGGAGAGCATCTGGCCGCGCACCGCGGAATGAGCGCGAACACTGTGGCGTCCTACAGAGATACGTTCTCCATCCTCTTGCGATTCATGGAGCATCAGGCCGGCGTGAAGATCGAGCGGATTTGCATTGCGGACCTGCATCATAAGCAAATACAAGCGTTTCTTCTGTGGCTTGAGCAGGACAGGGGCAATTCCGTTAACACCAGGAATCAACGCCTCAGCGCGATCACGAGCTTCTTTCGGTTCGTGATGTCGATCTATCCAGAGCACATCCTCCTGTGCCAACAAATCCTCAATATCCAGTTCAAGAAGCGGCAATCTTCAACGGTGGACTACCTGTCCATTGAAGCTGTAGAGCTGCTGCTCCAGCAGCCCAACGCACGGAAACCTATGGGTCGAAGAGATCTGGTTCTGCTCAGCGTACTGTATGACACGGGGGCCAGAGTTCAGGAGCTTGCGAACATGAACGTGAGCGACTTGAAACTGACAGCACCGGCAACCGCAAGGCTGTTGGGCAAAGGAGCCAAAGTCCGTTTGGTCCCTCTGCTGGCGCCGACGACGGCTCTTTTAGTTTCATATCTGCAGGAGCATCACGGGCAGTACCTGGAGCAGAAAGACAGGCCATTGTTCTGCAACAACGTCAGGAAGCGACTAACAAGAGCAGGCATCTCCTACATTCTGCAGAAGTATGCCAGGGAGGTCTCGCAAGGAAATCCGGGTCTACTGGGGACAAAAATCAGTCCGCATACATTGAGACACAGCAAAGCCATGCACCTGCTGCAGGCTGGCGTGAATCTTATCTATATCCGCGACCTACTCGGCCATTCCGATATTAAAACGACAGAGATCTATGCGCGGGCAGATCTGGACAGCAAGAAGGCTGCTTTGGAAATGGCCTATCCAGGCACGTCAAGAACCCCATATCCGGCATGGGGCCAGGACGGCGAACTGCTCAGTTGGCTGCAATCACTGGGAAAGGATCACCGGCCCGCTGGTTGA
- a CDS encoding DUF3275 family protein, translating into MATPLAPEKSVAPIVVPGQLTLRTIRGKNGPFTVGRLATHLGTFEVKDPELEQYPEGKYDGEFIIRYIFPKSYPVGGGMRFEIRASLDGMTLNGIDKLSRDEARSFATQDVDPLDEEQGAQPAATPAKPTKASRPAKPAPVQASADPMVDTTPFGVDAPPPAEAAAPGSTQDGDPALFGLLWPLGESVKLDSTIDRRALRAQIVRLGELGYALDFKTQEWSRQAELQPA; encoded by the coding sequence ATGGCAACCCCATTGGCACCCGAGAAATCGGTTGCGCCCATCGTCGTCCCCGGCCAGCTCACGCTGCGTACCATCCGCGGCAAGAACGGCCCGTTCACGGTTGGCCGCCTCGCCACGCACCTCGGTACGTTCGAGGTCAAAGACCCGGAGCTGGAGCAGTACCCCGAAGGCAAGTACGACGGGGAATTCATCATCAGGTACATCTTCCCGAAGTCCTATCCGGTCGGCGGCGGCATGCGGTTCGAGATCCGTGCCAGCCTCGACGGCATGACGCTCAACGGCATCGACAAACTCAGCCGCGACGAAGCCCGCAGCTTCGCCACCCAGGACGTCGATCCGCTCGATGAAGAGCAAGGGGCGCAGCCTGCGGCAACGCCGGCCAAGCCCACCAAAGCGTCCAGGCCCGCCAAGCCCGCACCCGTGCAGGCGTCCGCGGACCCGATGGTCGATACCACGCCCTTTGGCGTGGATGCGCCGCCACCTGCTGAGGCTGCTGCCCCCGGCAGCACCCAAGACGGTGACCCCGCGCTCTTCGGCCTGCTGTGGCCGCTGGGCGAGTCCGTGAAACTGGATTCGACCATCGACCGCCGCGCTTTGCGTGCACAGATCGTCCGCCTGGGCGAGCTGGGCTACGCGCTGGACTTCAAGACGCAGGAGTGGAGCCGCCAGGCCGAACTGCAACCTGCGTGA
- a CDS encoding DUF932 domain-containing protein, with protein MSLSSRFAPQSPILRSDRPLSDDRIRAVVPSIFADAPHGSRSDRYAYIPTSTVLTKLRQEGFEPFMVCQTRVRNEDRREYTKHLIRLRHASQINGDEANEIILLNSHDGTSSYQMLAGMFRFVCHNGLVCGDTTADIRVPHKGDVASQVIEGAYGVLDGFERVQNARDAMRTITLDEGEAEVFANSALALKYDDPAKSTPVTECQLLAPRRWDDRKNDLWAVFNRVQENLVKGGLNGRTANGRNQRTRPVQGIDQNLRLNRALWLLAEGMRQLKA; from the coding sequence ATGTCTCTGTCATCCCGCTTTGCTCCGCAATCCCCGATCCTGCGCTCCGATCGTCCACTCTCGGACGACCGCATTCGCGCCGTCGTTCCGTCGATCTTCGCCGACGCTCCGCATGGGAGCCGGTCCGATCGGTATGCCTACATACCGACCTCGACCGTGCTGACCAAGTTGCGCCAGGAGGGCTTCGAGCCCTTCATGGTGTGCCAGACACGCGTGCGCAACGAAGACCGGCGCGAGTACACGAAGCACCTCATCCGACTTCGCCATGCAAGCCAGATCAACGGCGACGAGGCGAACGAGATCATCCTGCTCAACAGCCACGACGGCACGAGCAGCTATCAGATGCTCGCCGGCATGTTCCGGTTCGTCTGCCACAACGGCCTGGTTTGCGGTGACACCACCGCCGACATCCGCGTTCCCCACAAGGGCGACGTGGCCAGCCAGGTGATCGAAGGTGCCTACGGAGTCCTCGACGGCTTCGAGCGCGTGCAGAACGCGCGCGATGCGATGCGCACCATCACCCTCGATGAGGGCGAAGCGGAGGTCTTTGCAAACTCCGCGCTCGCACTCAAGTACGACGATCCAGCCAAGTCCACGCCTGTCACGGAGTGCCAACTGCTGGCACCCCGGCGATGGGACGACCGCAAGAACGACCTGTGGGCCGTCTTCAACCGCGTCCAGGAGAACCTCGTCAAAGGGGGCCTGAACGGACGCACGGCCAACGGCCGCAATCAGCGCACCCGTCCGGTGCAAGGCATCGACCAGAACCTGCGCCTGAACCGGGCGTTGTGGCTGCTGGCCGAAGGCATGCGCCAGCTCAAGGCGTGA
- a CDS encoding DUF3085 domain-containing protein, whose product MPLRFRGSDLRPVLVEAVANQCRVVLAKDQGVYFLAERGERRPDGRVKLLAYAVGCNPEADPFDDWWELARAELGGDDFGEFFDPNDGVFTRILHSKDDLMLSATATHLSLEVVPSA is encoded by the coding sequence ATGCCATTGCGATTCAGAGGCTCCGATCTTCGCCCCGTTTTGGTCGAGGCCGTCGCCAACCAATGCCGCGTCGTCCTGGCGAAAGACCAGGGCGTGTACTTCCTCGCCGAGCGTGGGGAGCGCCGCCCCGATGGCCGCGTGAAGCTACTGGCCTACGCGGTCGGCTGCAATCCGGAGGCCGACCCGTTCGATGACTGGTGGGAACTGGCGCGCGCCGAGTTGGGAGGCGACGACTTCGGCGAGTTCTTCGACCCGAATGACGGCGTTTTCACACGCATCCTGCACAGCAAGGATGATCTGATGCTGTCCGCCACCGCCACGCATCTGTCGCTGGAGGTGGTGCCATCGGCGTAG
- a CDS encoding tyrosine-type recombinase/integrase — MSTSIAYFTGPFAPMCDAFVTQMRSLGRAYKQQAMLLRMFDNFSKGYSIQGFTITEELASAWSKKRPNEAESTRHSRVGEMHRFARFLEGQGHSTFLVPGKIPRKSLHHPYIFSSGEISRIFDYTSALKPSPVSRLMHRSTPTMIKILYGCGLRISEVVALQVRDVDLEQGVLHVRHGKNDHERLVPMSSTLTDVCREYAAQALTGANDLAPFFFNRKREPCSPGDFGRRFRQMLWEVGIPYYGKDRGPRLHDLRHTFVCHRLNRWAKENADLNTLLPVLSAYLGHANLTSTYYYLRLTAEVYPDITSKLEARLGHIFPEINHLTEGALDD; from the coding sequence ATGTCTACATCAATAGCTTACTTCACTGGCCCTTTCGCACCGATGTGCGATGCGTTCGTGACCCAGATGCGCTCCCTGGGGCGGGCGTATAAGCAGCAGGCAATGCTCCTGCGCATGTTTGATAACTTCAGCAAGGGCTACAGCATTCAGGGTTTCACCATCACTGAAGAACTGGCTTCGGCCTGGAGCAAGAAACGTCCAAACGAAGCCGAATCCACTCGGCATTCTCGTGTGGGTGAGATGCATCGTTTCGCCAGGTTTCTTGAAGGACAAGGCCATTCGACCTTCCTTGTTCCAGGCAAGATTCCGCGAAAGAGTTTGCACCACCCGTACATCTTCAGCAGCGGGGAGATCAGTCGCATATTCGACTACACGAGTGCCTTGAAGCCAAGTCCTGTGTCACGACTGATGCATCGCTCCACCCCCACGATGATCAAGATCCTATATGGGTGCGGACTGAGAATTTCGGAGGTCGTTGCGCTACAAGTCCGCGATGTCGATCTGGAGCAAGGTGTTTTGCATGTCAGGCATGGAAAGAACGACCATGAGCGGCTTGTCCCCATGTCGAGCACACTCACCGACGTATGTCGGGAATATGCAGCACAAGCGTTGACAGGTGCGAATGACCTTGCCCCTTTTTTCTTCAATCGCAAGCGCGAACCTTGCAGTCCGGGCGACTTTGGAAGACGCTTTAGACAAATGCTGTGGGAGGTGGGGATACCGTATTACGGCAAAGACCGTGGTCCACGGCTCCACGATTTACGGCACACGTTCGTCTGCCATCGGCTTAACAGATGGGCTAAAGAGAACGCAGATCTGAACACCTTGTTGCCTGTTCTCTCGGCCTACCTGGGACACGCCAATCTCACTTCGACCTACTACTACCTGAGGCTGACAGCCGAGGTGTATCCGGACATAACCTCGAAGCTTGAGGCGAGACTCGGACACATCTTCCCTGAGATCAATCATTTGACCGAGGGGGCCCTGGATGACTAA
- a CDS encoding site-specific integrase produces the protein MKNGNVVQDTARLVEELTGKLEVMGYSGATITRLNSIWRNLVPYANENACGAFSMEVAREFIQSHYGHRLDDPDASHNIHRAIHLLSDFQRYGTVFKQSHATLKGFTKSYRQVFEGFLQHLSAQGVAPGSLRTWRSRLFRLEYFLLHHGIEEFRLIRIQHINSYIESLAGFSSNTVGSTLRILKQLFQYACSNGFHVESFDNAIPIVRRQRRQRLPTVFSVGETEKILSAIDRSNALGKRNYAIFLLLARMGLRISDVRGLMFHHFDWSRNVISIVQQKTKKPVDLPIMDEVGWAIIDYLRNGRPHSECPLVFIKHIAPFDGLTSALHQQMLQYLRRADIHVPANKPRGVHSLRHSLATTLLQKQVPIQTISHTLGHLDIGSTSGYVQVNLPQLRLCALEVA, from the coding sequence ATGAAGAACGGAAATGTCGTACAGGACACGGCTCGGCTGGTAGAAGAACTGACCGGGAAGCTGGAAGTGATGGGCTACAGCGGCGCCACTATCACCCGCCTTAATTCGATCTGGAGAAATCTGGTTCCCTATGCCAACGAGAACGCTTGCGGTGCGTTTTCGATGGAAGTGGCTCGCGAGTTCATCCAGAGCCACTATGGACACCGCCTTGATGACCCCGACGCTTCCCACAACATCCATCGGGCAATCCATCTTCTCAGCGACTTCCAACGGTATGGGACCGTTTTCAAGCAATCACACGCCACGTTGAAGGGTTTCACCAAATCCTATCGTCAAGTGTTCGAAGGCTTTCTGCAGCACCTGTCCGCCCAAGGGGTTGCCCCTGGGTCGCTCCGCACGTGGCGAAGTCGGCTGTTTCGACTTGAGTATTTCCTGCTCCATCACGGCATTGAAGAATTCCGACTTATCCGGATTCAACACATCAACTCGTACATTGAGTCGTTGGCCGGATTCTCATCGAATACCGTCGGCTCGACGCTGCGGATTCTGAAGCAGCTCTTTCAGTACGCTTGCTCCAACGGATTTCATGTCGAGAGCTTCGACAACGCGATACCCATTGTCCGACGCCAAAGACGTCAGCGACTGCCAACAGTGTTCTCAGTTGGTGAGACCGAGAAGATCCTGTCTGCGATTGACAGGAGCAATGCGCTGGGCAAGCGCAACTATGCGATCTTTCTTCTGCTGGCAAGAATGGGGCTGCGGATCAGTGATGTTCGTGGACTGATGTTCCATCACTTTGACTGGTCAAGAAATGTCATCTCCATCGTCCAGCAAAAGACAAAAAAGCCAGTTGATCTTCCGATCATGGATGAAGTTGGATGGGCAATTATTGACTACCTGCGGAACGGGCGGCCGCATTCGGAATGCCCACTCGTATTCATAAAACATATCGCCCCGTTCGATGGTCTGACGTCTGCTTTACATCAGCAAATGCTTCAATACCTTCGCAGGGCGGATATCCATGTTCCGGCGAACAAGCCCCGAGGCGTTCATTCACTGCGACATAGTCTGGCGACGACTTTGCTGCAGAAGCAGGTTCCAATTCAAACCATCTCTCATACCCTGGGCCATCTCGATATTGGCAGCACCAGCGGGTACGTTCAGGTCAACCTGCCGCAGCTGCGCCTGTGCGCTCTGGAGGTGGCCTGA
- a CDS encoding DUF5983 family protein has product MSQNPNPFLRGYWNLKVVRTLSISHEDGSPHVWRNIHPSQQHLSDEALVSSPCIVTSDFAVVRTGTEPVGAALIDESDAAEGVSGEGVVGAVVYAIHGDDFDDRPVHIGDTYSAEAAREVVQRLSFETGYYSRCWEISSAHISHGTGQYLANLADLATPEAFLFVAFRLPYSPAIGVKLISTPWTDQHLQDVEGITAEQLRQEHRSKGMPDDLAQILELAGQADLRILILDADALVLPGLPLAGE; this is encoded by the coding sequence ATGTCCCAGAACCCCAATCCCTTTCTACGCGGCTACTGGAATCTGAAGGTCGTCCGCACGCTGTCCATCAGCCACGAGGACGGAAGCCCGCATGTCTGGCGAAACATCCACCCGAGCCAGCAGCACCTCTCCGACGAGGCACTGGTTTCTTCCCCCTGCATCGTCACCAGCGACTTCGCGGTGGTCAGGACTGGCACCGAACCTGTCGGCGCCGCACTGATCGACGAAAGCGACGCGGCTGAAGGGGTCAGCGGCGAAGGCGTGGTGGGTGCCGTGGTGTACGCGATCCACGGCGACGACTTCGACGACCGCCCCGTCCACATTGGCGACACCTATTCGGCCGAGGCCGCACGGGAAGTCGTGCAGCGGTTGAGCTTCGAGACCGGCTACTACAGCCGGTGCTGGGAAATCAGCAGCGCGCACATCAGCCACGGAACCGGCCAGTACCTGGCCAACCTGGCTGACCTCGCGACGCCGGAGGCCTTTTTGTTCGTTGCGTTCCGGCTTCCCTACAGCCCGGCGATCGGCGTCAAGCTCATCTCCACGCCCTGGACGGACCAGCACCTGCAGGACGTCGAGGGGATCACTGCCGAGCAGCTTCGGCAGGAGCACCGCAGCAAGGGCATGCCGGACGACCTGGCACAGATCCTTGAACTGGCCGGTCAGGCCGATCTGCGCATCCTCATCCTCGATGCCGACGCACTCGTGTTGCCGGGTCTGCCGCTGGCCGGCGAATAG
- a CDS encoding DUF3577 domain-containing protein — protein sequence MNTTSNEKSYFDLHTSGIGYVQRVREVPVRGGRRAQPFLACTIAALVGPARDPSYRYFDVKVSGAEAKKLVQRYIGVDDPKQRPLVRFRLGDLWGDAYIRDKGEQKGQAAASLKARLLKAELIDRAELASIEQHELITRGIGYLNRVKDVTPKAGDSFLSCTVAALAGPVDEPEYRYFDIIVATPEAEHLARRCVQAIEGDRKVLIAFRLNDMKIDPYIRTKGEHAGEPAASLESTLVHIGLIKIDGTQVYPTSQAQAEASPAEDASASEADEAIDTAADQPAEPAEREPEAQVEEQEPALAASF from the coding sequence ATGAACACCACGTCCAACGAGAAATCGTATTTCGACCTCCACACCTCGGGCATCGGCTACGTCCAGCGTGTCCGTGAAGTGCCCGTCCGGGGCGGCCGCCGTGCGCAGCCGTTCCTGGCTTGCACCATCGCCGCGCTGGTCGGCCCCGCCCGGGACCCCAGCTACCGCTACTTCGACGTCAAGGTCTCGGGTGCCGAGGCCAAGAAGCTCGTTCAGCGCTACATCGGCGTTGACGATCCCAAGCAGCGCCCGCTGGTGCGCTTTCGCCTCGGTGACCTGTGGGGCGATGCGTACATCCGCGACAAGGGTGAGCAGAAGGGTCAGGCCGCCGCGTCCCTCAAGGCGCGACTGCTCAAGGCCGAACTGATCGACCGGGCCGAACTGGCTTCGATCGAGCAGCACGAGCTGATCACCCGCGGCATCGGCTATCTCAATCGTGTGAAGGACGTCACCCCGAAGGCTGGCGACTCGTTCCTCTCTTGCACGGTCGCAGCACTGGCCGGGCCTGTCGATGAACCGGAGTATCGGTACTTCGACATCATCGTCGCCACCCCGGAAGCCGAGCATCTGGCTCGCCGGTGCGTCCAGGCCATCGAGGGGGACCGTAAGGTCCTGATCGCCTTCCGTCTGAACGACATGAAGATCGATCCGTACATCCGCACCAAGGGCGAGCACGCCGGGGAACCGGCCGCAAGCCTGGAATCGACGCTGGTCCACATCGGTCTCATCAAGATCGACGGTACCCAGGTCTATCCGACGAGCCAGGCGCAAGCCGAGGCGTCGCCGGCCGAAGACGCATCCGCGTCCGAAGCCGACGAAGCCATCGACACTGCTGCCGACCAGCCTGCCGAGCCCGCCGAGCGCGAGCCCGAGGCGCAAGTCGAGGAGCAGGAGCCGGCATTGGCTGCTTCGTTCTGA